A section of the Roseivirga sp. BDSF3-8 genome encodes:
- the kbl gene encoding glycine C-acetyltransferase: protein MFDTLRPKLQKELAEIKEAGLYKDERIITTEQGAVIKTTAGREVINFCANNYLGLSSHPKTLEAAQKTLQTHGYGMSSVRFICGTQDIHKELEEKISKFLGTEDTILYAACFDANGGVFEPILGPEDAIISDTLNHASIIDGVRLCKAKRFRYVHNDMADLEAKLKEADQAGAENKIIVTDGVFSMDGTIAQLDKIVELAEKYKALVMTDECHSTGFMGKTGRGVHEHCGVMGKIDVITGTLGKALGGASGGFTSGRKEIIDILRQRSRPYLFSNTLAPAITGASIAVLDMLSETTELRDKLEENTLYFREKMTEAGFDIKPGVHPIVPVMLYDAKLSQEFAEKLLERGIYVIGFYYPVVPKGQARIRVQISAVHDRQHLDKAINAFKEVGAELGVLK from the coding sequence ATGTTCGATACCTTAAGACCCAAACTGCAAAAAGAGCTGGCCGAGATTAAAGAAGCCGGTCTTTATAAAGACGAGCGGATTATCACCACCGAGCAAGGCGCCGTAATCAAAACCACTGCCGGCCGTGAGGTAATCAACTTTTGCGCAAACAACTACCTTGGACTTTCCAGTCACCCCAAAACCCTGGAAGCAGCCCAGAAAACCCTTCAAACCCATGGCTATGGCATGTCATCCGTACGCTTTATTTGCGGCACCCAGGACATCCATAAAGAACTCGAAGAAAAGATCAGTAAGTTTCTTGGCACTGAAGACACCATCCTGTACGCAGCCTGCTTCGATGCCAATGGCGGCGTATTCGAGCCCATCCTCGGCCCCGAAGATGCCATTATCTCCGATACCCTAAACCACGCCTCTATCATAGACGGCGTCCGCCTCTGCAAAGCCAAACGCTTCCGTTACGTCCATAATGATATGGCCGACCTTGAAGCCAAGCTTAAGGAAGCCGACCAAGCCGGTGCTGAAAATAAAATCATCGTAACAGATGGCGTTTTCAGTATGGATGGCACCATTGCCCAGCTAGATAAGATCGTCGAGCTTGCTGAAAAATATAAGGCCCTCGTCATGACCGACGAGTGTCACTCCACCGGTTTTATGGGTAAGACCGGCCGCGGCGTGCACGAACACTGTGGTGTAATGGGTAAGATAGACGTAATCACCGGTACCCTCGGCAAAGCCCTTGGTGGTGCCAGTGGCGGATTCACCAGCGGGCGTAAAGAGATTATCGATATACTGCGCCAGCGCAGCCGCCCCTACCTTTTCTCCAATACCCTCGCACCTGCCATTACCGGCGCGTCCATCGCCGTGCTCGATATGCTGAGCGAGACTACCGAACTTCGGGATAAGCTCGAAGAGAATACCCTCTACTTCCGGGAGAAAATGACCGAGGCAGGCTTCGACATCAAGCCCGGTGTGCACCCTATTGTCCCCGTTATGCTCTATGATGCCAAGCTTTCCCAGGAGTTTGCAGAAAAGCTGCTTGAGAGAGGTATTTACGTAATAGGCTTCTACTATCCCGTCGTACCTAAAGGTCAGGCACGTATCCGTGTGCAGATCAGTGCCGTACACGACCGCCAGCACCTCGATAAAGCCATCAACGCCTTCAAAGAAGTAGGCGCCGAGCTTGGTGTGCTCAAGTAA
- a CDS encoding zinc-dependent peptidase, protein MKFLLISAAVLFGAYKLYYSLRPRHTAPAVFPLKPEYKRILAESFPYYQKLPSRLKGKFERRVMSFILRKRFISRSKQIPVVTSEMKVLIAASAVQLTFGLPYVELIHFYKILIYSNDYYSHISRRYHKGETNPMHGIIVFSWNNFSHGLFPHDGINLGLHEMAHALRLENSIRNGEHNFLDSRALSHWEKLAAKKIAVIQQGDNRFLRDYGGVNQEEFFAVSVEAFFEVPDAFLSNLPELYHAMVKLLKQDPLNLENLYLK, encoded by the coding sequence ATGAAGTTCCTCCTCATTTCAGCTGCTGTACTTTTCGGAGCATACAAGCTCTATTACAGCCTCAGACCACGTCATACTGCTCCGGCCGTTTTTCCTCTAAAGCCCGAGTATAAGCGAATATTAGCAGAAAGCTTCCCCTACTACCAAAAGCTACCCTCCCGGCTCAAGGGAAAGTTTGAAAGGAGAGTAATGAGCTTTATACTCCGCAAAAGATTTATCTCCCGCAGCAAACAGATACCCGTCGTAACCTCCGAAATGAAAGTCCTGATTGCTGCTTCGGCTGTGCAGCTTACCTTTGGCCTGCCATACGTCGAACTCATCCATTTTTATAAAATTCTGATTTATAGTAACGACTACTACAGCCATATCAGCAGAAGGTACCATAAAGGAGAAACCAACCCTATGCATGGCATCATTGTATTTAGCTGGAATAATTTCTCACACGGCCTGTTTCCTCATGATGGCATAAACCTGGGATTGCATGAAATGGCACATGCACTCCGGCTTGAGAACAGCATACGTAACGGTGAGCATAACTTTCTTGACAGCAGGGCCCTGAGCCACTGGGAGAAGCTTGCTGCTAAGAAAATAGCAGTCATTCAGCAGGGAGACAACAGGTTTCTCAGGGATTATGGCGGAGTTAACCAGGAAGAGTTCTTTGCCGTTTCTGTTGAGGCCTTTTTTGAAGTGCCCGACGCCTTCCTCTCCAACCTGCCCGAACTTTACCATGCCATGGTAAAGTTACTTAAGCAAGACCCCCTCAATCTTGAAAACCTATATCTGAAATAG
- a CDS encoding NAD-dependent epimerase/dehydratase family protein, which produces MQTLLVIGASGQVGSDLVDALRKQHGEDRVIASDIREPETDRGRFIKLDATDTKGVEEAIRSNKVTQVYQLVATLSATGERNPMGAWKLNMQTLLDVLEMARDLKLSKVYWPSSIAAFGSHTPATDTPQNCIMDPDTVYGISKLAGERWCEYFHKKFGVDVRSLRYPGLIGYKALPGGGTTDYAVDIYHKAVRGEEFLCPLKSNTCLPMMYMDDAIRATIELMEADPDRISVRSSYNLSAFSFTPDEIAKSIRKYIPDFVMGYDLQPRLQGIADSWPNSIDSSRAAADWDWKPAYDLDRMSEEMILQLGKNLPAG; this is translated from the coding sequence ATGCAAACTCTCCTAGTAATAGGCGCTTCTGGCCAGGTGGGCTCGGACCTTGTAGACGCGCTGCGGAAGCAGCACGGGGAAGACCGGGTGATTGCCTCGGACATCCGTGAACCTGAAACGGACCGGGGTCGCTTTATCAAGCTTGATGCCACGGACACGAAAGGGGTGGAAGAGGCTATCCGCTCTAATAAGGTAACCCAGGTGTACCAACTGGTAGCCACTCTTTCTGCTACAGGAGAAAGAAACCCGATGGGGGCATGGAAGCTAAACATGCAGACGCTGCTGGATGTGCTGGAAATGGCCCGGGACCTTAAACTAAGTAAGGTATACTGGCCCAGCTCTATCGCGGCATTTGGTAGCCACACGCCTGCCACGGATACGCCGCAAAACTGCATTATGGATCCGGATACGGTGTATGGAATCAGTAAGCTGGCTGGTGAACGCTGGTGTGAATATTTTCATAAGAAATTCGGGGTGGATGTACGCAGCCTGCGCTATCCGGGCCTGATTGGCTACAAGGCACTCCCGGGAGGGGGCACTACGGATTATGCAGTGGATATATACCATAAGGCGGTGAGAGGTGAGGAGTTCTTGTGCCCGCTGAAGAGTAATACGTGCCTGCCGATGATGTATATGGATGATGCAATCCGTGCTACTATTGAGCTGATGGAGGCTGACCCGGACCGCATTTCGGTACGGTCCAGTTATAATCTTTCGGCCTTTAGCTTTACGCCGGATGAAATTGCCAAAAGTATCCGTAAGTATATCCCTGATTTTGTGATGGGATATGATCTGCAGCCGCGGCTGCAGGGCATAGCGGATAGCTGGCCAAACAGTATCGACAGCAGCCGGGCGGCGGCGGACTGGGACTGGAAGCCGGCGTATGACCTGGATAGAATGTCGGAGGAGATGATTTTGCAGCTCGGGAAGAATTTACCTGCCGGTTAA
- a CDS encoding AsmA-like C-terminal region-containing protein — MLALFMIVGVAATLVWYNQDKVVAYFIREANKSLSSPVEVKKISLSLFDRFPEVSLTLEDVLIQGADPRTEKPLAKVDRIYGLLNLWKLIQGEMVIDQVMLKEGEVYLHRAPDGTENYLIFKKTEGGASGGAFRLSDIGLDRISVTYLDPAGGQNHRLFAEQAAAELDINGSEYRIATNGHWLCSGIGVDQDTFFIEKPLRLTANLVYEDSLKHLQILPSDIQVNDAMFTVNGTYEWGSLDLINIRAEATNSTLKALFSLLPQRTYEQLKAYESEGNVKFVALIEGDMSGGKTPKVNVDFSAENTSLFHPEYSKRIENMAFEGHFTNGAGRNNKSSVLKINPLKGTVDNEPFSGWMELSNLDDYYLKCHLEGLFDAGQLVNTFKPKRMHHAKGDVRLDVDFDGRLADMEEIQRVNRVKLSGDVRLKDVGFRLEGSELPFEKFTGHFLFNKHDIAVSDFTGGIGSSNFELNGFFKNIISFLLFDNQSLRIEADMVSDMLDLNELLSGHLVQDDYQASDKPKYHFEISPKLDLDINCEVGNLKVRRFHGQQIKGGLRVRNSRATLTNGQVKAAGGTMRLNGTVDARRPQYVVVDTDARFDRIDIDSIFYIFENFNQDWLVDKNLKGQLYATALSHMVFDSELHFNQQAFESQVRARIRNGELNDFEPMQRLSAFVEEESLSNLRFSDIENDIFINNQTIHIPSMEVRSNVSTLTIDGTHTFDQHIDYHVKVPLRRILGGRRQQYRQTVANEQRGSHLFLFIRGTTSDYRIGYDTEAVEEKIKKDIRREGEELKAAFKNKGREKESVELEEEEFFEWDDQ; from the coding sequence GTGCTTGCCCTGTTTATGATAGTGGGTGTAGCGGCAACGCTTGTCTGGTACAACCAGGACAAGGTGGTAGCTTATTTTATCAGGGAAGCGAATAAGAGCCTCTCCTCCCCTGTCGAGGTTAAAAAAATCAGCCTTTCCCTTTTTGACAGATTTCCCGAAGTAAGCCTAACGCTTGAAGATGTACTGATACAGGGTGCAGACCCGAGAACGGAAAAGCCGCTGGCTAAGGTAGACCGGATCTATGGCCTGCTGAATCTCTGGAAGCTTATTCAGGGGGAGATGGTGATCGATCAGGTAATGCTGAAGGAGGGTGAGGTATACCTGCACCGGGCTCCGGACGGTACGGAGAATTATCTGATCTTTAAAAAAACAGAGGGGGGTGCATCGGGAGGTGCATTCCGGCTGAGTGATATAGGCCTGGACCGTATATCAGTGACTTATCTTGATCCCGCCGGTGGGCAAAATCATCGTCTTTTTGCCGAGCAGGCGGCGGCTGAACTTGACATTAACGGATCTGAATACAGGATAGCGACGAACGGGCACTGGCTTTGTTCGGGTATCGGGGTGGACCAGGACACATTTTTTATTGAAAAACCTCTTCGTCTGACGGCGAACCTGGTCTATGAAGACAGCCTGAAGCACCTGCAGATCCTGCCCTCGGACATCCAGGTGAATGATGCGATGTTTACGGTAAACGGCACGTACGAGTGGGGTTCTCTTGATCTGATAAACATCAGGGCTGAGGCGACTAATAGTACATTAAAGGCATTGTTTTCCCTTCTTCCTCAAAGGACTTATGAGCAGCTAAAGGCTTATGAGAGTGAGGGAAACGTAAAGTTTGTGGCGCTTATTGAGGGGGATATGTCTGGTGGGAAGACACCAAAGGTAAATGTGGACTTCTCTGCGGAAAACACATCTCTTTTTCACCCGGAATACAGTAAGAGGATAGAAAATATGGCCTTTGAGGGCCACTTTACTAATGGGGCGGGACGCAATAATAAATCCAGCGTACTGAAAATAAACCCTCTGAAGGGCACGGTGGATAATGAGCCTTTTAGTGGTTGGATGGAGCTTAGCAATCTGGATGATTACTACCTGAAGTGTCACCTTGAGGGGCTATTTGATGCGGGGCAGCTTGTCAATACGTTTAAGCCTAAACGGATGCATCACGCAAAAGGGGATGTGCGGCTTGACGTGGACTTTGACGGACGTCTGGCGGATATGGAGGAGATACAGCGGGTGAACAGGGTGAAGCTATCGGGGGACGTGCGCCTAAAGGATGTGGGCTTCAGGCTGGAGGGAAGTGAATTGCCTTTTGAGAAATTTACGGGACACTTTCTTTTCAATAAACATGACATAGCGGTCAGTGACTTTACGGGGGGCATAGGCAGTAGTAATTTTGAGCTGAATGGCTTTTTTAAGAATATCATCTCGTTCCTGCTATTTGATAACCAGTCGCTACGAATAGAGGCGGACATGGTGTCTGACATGCTGGACCTGAACGAGCTGCTCTCGGGGCACTTGGTGCAGGATGACTATCAGGCATCTGATAAGCCTAAGTATCATTTTGAGATATCGCCAAAGCTGGACCTGGACATTAACTGTGAGGTGGGCAACCTGAAGGTAAGGCGCTTTCATGGCCAGCAGATAAAGGGTGGCCTGCGGGTGAGAAATAGCCGGGCGACACTGACGAACGGACAGGTGAAGGCGGCCGGAGGTACTATGAGGCTGAACGGGACGGTGGACGCTCGCCGGCCGCAGTATGTGGTGGTGGATACGGATGCACGGTTTGACAGGATAGATATTGACAGCATCTTCTACATTTTTGAAAACTTTAACCAGGACTGGCTGGTGGATAAAAACCTGAAGGGCCAGTTATATGCGACGGCTTTGTCTCATATGGTGTTTGATAGTGAGCTGCATTTTAACCAGCAGGCCTTTGAGTCGCAGGTGCGGGCGCGTATCCGTAATGGGGAGCTGAATGACTTTGAGCCTATGCAGCGCCTCTCGGCCTTTGTAGAGGAAGAGAGTCTTTCAAATCTGCGATTCAGCGATATAGAAAACGATATTTTTATTAATAATCAGACGATCCACATACCGAGTATGGAGGTGAGGTCTAATGTATCTACGCTAACGATAGACGGCACACATACATTTGATCAGCATATAGACTACCATGTAAAGGTGCCGCTGCGCCGGATACTGGGAGGGAGAAGGCAGCAATACAGGCAAACGGTAGCGAATGAGCAGCGGGGCAGCCACCTGTTTTTGTTTATACGGGGTACGACGAGCGACTACCGGATAGGGTATGATACGGAAGCGGTGGAGGAGAAGATCAAGAAGGATATCCGCCGTGAGGGTGAGGAACTGAAAGCGGCCTTTAAAAATAAGGGACGGGAAAAGGAGTCTGTAGAGCTGGAGGAGGAAGAGTTCTTCGAATGGGACGATCAATAA
- a CDS encoding co-chaperone GroES, with protein MEITGDNKLKKIVVIGDRVLIRPKKDSEKTDSGLFLPPGVQERERVRSGYIMKTGPGYPLPALTEDEPWKEKDETVKYIPLQVKEGDHALFLQKDAIEVVYEGEKYFIVPQASILMLERHEDLFD; from the coding sequence ATGGAAATTACAGGAGATAATAAACTTAAGAAAATAGTCGTCATAGGCGATAGAGTACTAATCCGGCCTAAGAAAGACTCAGAGAAAACCGATAGTGGCCTGTTTTTGCCCCCCGGTGTGCAGGAAAGAGAGCGTGTCAGAAGCGGCTATATTATGAAAACCGGCCCCGGTTACCCACTGCCGGCCCTCACCGAAGACGAACCGTGGAAGGAAAAAGACGAAACCGTAAAATATATTCCGCTACAGGTTAAGGAAGGAGACCACGCCCTCTTTTTACAGAAAGACGCCATAGAGGTAGTATACGAAGGAGAAAAGTATTTTATCGTACCCCAGGCCTCTATACTCATGCTTGAGCGTCACGAAGACCTGTTCGATTAA
- the tnpA gene encoding IS200/IS605 family transposase, with protein MPNTYTQLYIHIVFAVKGRKSIIVEGKREEVQKYMTGIVHSSGSKLISIYCMPDHCHLLIGHNPDQSISSLVQKIKSNTSKWINEKRIYDQKFAWQSGYGAFSYSRSQIDTVAKYIRNQPQHHAKRTFREEYIQLLDKFNIEYNPDYLFDRVD; from the coding sequence ATGCCAAACACTTATACGCAGCTCTATATACATATTGTCTTCGCTGTAAAAGGCCGCAAAAGTATTATTGTTGAGGGGAAAAGAGAAGAGGTACAGAAATACATGACAGGAATCGTTCATTCAAGCGGCAGTAAGCTCATTTCAATTTACTGTATGCCTGATCACTGCCATCTTCTTATCGGACACAATCCCGACCAATCTATTTCTTCATTGGTCCAGAAAATTAAGTCAAATACCTCTAAATGGATAAATGAAAAAAGGATTTACGACCAAAAATTTGCCTGGCAGTCAGGTTATGGGGCGTTTAGCTATAGCCGTAGCCAGATCGATACAGTGGCAAAATATATCAGAAACCAGCCTCAACATCATGCGAAAAGGACGTTCCGGGAGGAGTACATCCAGCTGTTGGACAAATTTAATATAGAATATAATCCGGATTACCTTTTTGATAGGGTAGATTAA